The following proteins are co-located in the Hydrogenophaga sp. RAC07 genome:
- a CDS encoding helix-turn-helix domain-containing protein, which translates to MSTTTDLVTALKLELKAARMTYADLAQAMGMAESSVKRMLAKGDMSLSKVDAICRAMRLDFADLARRVADAQPLLREMTQEQERAVVADKKLLLVAICVLSQWTLEQITARYRLSEADCVKSLAQLDRIGIIELRPLNRYRLKLAKTFRWRPHGPVMNYFRDHALLDYFRGGFDGTGEGLMLVHGSVSRTLAPMFMERLQRVAQDFAQQHQTDQKLAEKDREGYTLVLAMRSWEFEAFGQLRR; encoded by the coding sequence ATGAGCACCACCACCGACCTCGTCACCGCCCTCAAGCTGGAACTCAAGGCCGCGCGCATGACCTACGCCGACCTGGCGCAGGCCATGGGCATGGCCGAATCGAGCGTGAAACGCATGTTGGCCAAGGGCGACATGTCGCTGTCCAAGGTGGACGCGATCTGCCGCGCCATGCGGCTGGACTTTGCCGACCTCGCGCGTCGCGTGGCCGACGCCCAGCCCCTCTTGCGCGAAATGACGCAGGAGCAGGAGCGGGCGGTCGTGGCCGACAAGAAGCTGTTGCTGGTGGCCATCTGCGTGCTGAGCCAATGGACGCTGGAGCAGATCACCGCGCGCTACCGCCTGAGCGAAGCCGACTGCGTGAAGAGCCTGGCGCAGCTCGACCGCATCGGCATCATCGAACTGCGCCCGCTCAACCGATACCGGCTCAAGCTGGCCAAGACCTTCCGCTGGCGGCCGCACGGCCCGGTGATGAACTACTTCCGCGACCACGCCCTGCTCGACTACTTTCGCGGCGGCTTTGACGGCACGGGCGAGGGCCTGATGCTGGTGCACGGTTCGGTGAGCCGCACGCTCGCGCCCATGTTCATGGAGCGCTTGCAGCGCGTGGCGCAGGACTTTGCGCAGCAGCACCAGACCGACCAGAAGCTGGCAGAGAAGGACCGCGAGGGCTACACCCTGGTGCTGGCCATGCGCAGCTGGGAATTCGAAGCGTTTGGACAACTGCGGCGCTGA
- a CDS encoding AbrB family transcriptional regulator, which yields MLALAAALLCVWLRTPIPWMIGPLLATSLVSVLGAPTESWTPFRNSGQWVIGTALGLYFTPAVGALVASLWWAIALGITWALLLGLGFGAWLRRLHAGHLAHLSPAQLLSTTYFAGAIGGASEMTLIAERQGARTDLVAAAHSLRVLLVTLTIPFALQFWGVNGLDTLTLGLREVQVSGLLMLAGLTLVGALFMQWLGRANPWFMGALVVTMVVTLSGVSLSAIPQPLSNAAQLVIGVSLGVRFTPAFVRTAPRWLASVAFASFFMMGICALFGWLLSKATGLHPATLLLGTAPGGIAEMAITAKVLQLGVPVVTAFQVCRLVAVLVLAEPVYRWRYRQT from the coding sequence TTGCTTGCACTGGCGGCTGCGCTCCTGTGCGTGTGGCTGCGCACGCCCATCCCCTGGATGATCGGCCCGCTGCTGGCGACCTCGCTGGTCTCGGTGCTGGGTGCGCCCACCGAGAGCTGGACGCCGTTTCGCAACAGCGGGCAATGGGTGATCGGCACCGCGCTCGGGCTGTATTTCACGCCCGCCGTGGGCGCGCTGGTGGCCAGCCTGTGGTGGGCCATTGCGCTGGGCATTACCTGGGCGCTGCTGCTGGGCCTGGGCTTTGGCGCGTGGTTGCGCCGGCTGCACGCCGGGCATCTGGCCCACCTGTCACCCGCGCAGTTGCTCAGCACCACCTACTTCGCCGGGGCCATCGGTGGAGCGTCGGAGATGACGTTGATCGCCGAACGCCAAGGCGCCCGCACCGATCTGGTGGCCGCTGCGCACAGCCTGCGGGTGTTGCTGGTCACGCTGACCATTCCGTTTGCGCTGCAGTTCTGGGGCGTGAATGGGCTGGACACGCTCACCTTGGGTCTGCGCGAGGTGCAGGTCTCCGGCCTGCTGATGCTCGCCGGCCTCACGCTGGTGGGTGCGCTGTTCATGCAGTGGTTGGGCCGCGCCAATCCGTGGTTCATGGGTGCCCTGGTGGTCACCATGGTGGTCACGCTCTCGGGCGTGAGCCTGTCCGCCATTCCGCAGCCGCTTTCAAACGCGGCCCAGCTCGTCATCGGCGTGAGCCTGGGCGTGCGCTTCACGCCGGCGTTCGTGCGCACGGCACCGCGCTGGCTGGCCTCGGTGGCCTTCGCCAGCTTTTTCATGATGGGCATCTGTGCGCTCTTTGGATGGCTCTTGTCCAAGGCCACCGGCCTGCACCCCGCCACGCTGTTGCTCGGCACCGCGCCCGGCGGCATTGCCGAGATGGCCATCACCGCCAAGGTGTTGCAACTGGGCGTGCCCGTGGTCACGGCGTTCCAGGTCTGCCGCCTGGTGGCGGTGCTGGTGCTGGCGGAGCCGGTGTACCGCTGGCGATACCGTCAGACGTGA
- a CDS encoding PhaM family polyhydroxyalkanoate granule multifunctional regulatory protein, with protein MSDAPSSGFGKFVPGFEFLQNLAGQAAGGVAQGIGQNIPQLPNLGSWVAPTFNVEDLEKRIEELKAVHFWLDQNSKALGATIQALEVQKMTLSTLKSMNFSMGDVANALKIKAADTLASFTGAAPAAPAQFAGLEIPPRTYGNAPVAEPDEAAEEEEEEPAPEPAPRSKVRKTAAAAPPATGGVVDPMQWWGAISQQFQQIAGNAMKDVAKQTALDTTRQVASGLTDQAVKAATGMAGKAARSIGGSVARNVGTAAGVGRAAARAVTAPAKKAAPRPAAKKAPTRASAAKTPTRAAAAQPMAAGDWTMPTAFFPGFAALQPAAPQARPPRKAAAKKGGARKTTSPKPAARKTAAAKSNRRR; from the coding sequence ATGAGCGACGCGCCCAGCAGTGGTTTTGGCAAGTTCGTGCCCGGCTTCGAGTTCCTTCAAAACCTCGCGGGCCAGGCCGCCGGTGGCGTGGCCCAGGGCATCGGACAGAACATCCCGCAGTTGCCCAACCTGGGCAGTTGGGTGGCCCCCACCTTCAACGTGGAAGACCTGGAAAAACGCATCGAGGAACTCAAGGCGGTGCATTTCTGGCTCGACCAGAATTCCAAGGCCCTGGGCGCCACGATCCAGGCGCTCGAAGTGCAGAAGATGACGCTCTCCACCCTCAAGAGCATGAACTTCAGCATGGGCGATGTGGCCAACGCGCTGAAGATCAAGGCGGCCGACACGCTGGCCAGTTTCACGGGTGCCGCGCCTGCCGCGCCCGCCCAGTTCGCGGGGCTCGAGATTCCGCCGCGCACCTACGGCAACGCGCCTGTGGCCGAACCCGATGAGGCCGCAGAGGAAGAAGAGGAAGAACCAGCGCCGGAGCCGGCACCGCGCAGCAAGGTCCGAAAAACGGCTGCCGCCGCACCGCCGGCCACCGGTGGCGTGGTCGACCCGATGCAGTGGTGGGGCGCCATTTCGCAGCAGTTCCAGCAGATCGCCGGCAACGCCATGAAAGACGTGGCCAAACAGACCGCGCTGGACACCACGCGCCAGGTGGCCTCGGGCCTGACCGACCAGGCGGTGAAAGCCGCCACCGGCATGGCCGGCAAGGCCGCGCGCAGCATCGGCGGCTCGGTGGCGCGCAACGTGGGCACAGCCGCCGGCGTGGGCCGCGCGGCTGCGAGGGCCGTGACCGCGCCCGCCAAAAAGGCAGCGCCCCGGCCGGCGGCCAAGAAAGCGCCCACGCGCGCATCAGCGGCCAAGACGCCGACCCGCGCTGCCGCGGCGCAACCCATGGCCGCGGGCGACTGGACCATGCCGACCGCGTTTTTCCCCGGCTTTGCCGCACTGCAGCCTGCTGCGCCGCAGGCCAGACCCCCACGCAAAGCCGCTGCCAAAAAAGGCGGCGCCCGCAAGACCACATCCCCGAAACCCGCTGCCCGCAAAACCGCAGCTGCCAAATCCAACCGCCGGCGCTGA
- a CDS encoding TraR/DksA family transcriptional regulator codes for MTAHISDTFTAQLQEMRTDLLAQLRAQHGGAMSRAESAAEALGNGSDDQAQANTERELSFALEERESAELIEIDAALKRIADGSFGLCVDCGVSIPAARLHANPTAMRCIDCQTKAEH; via the coding sequence ATGACCGCCCACATATCCGACACCTTCACCGCCCAGCTTCAGGAGATGCGCACCGACTTGCTCGCCCAGTTGCGCGCCCAGCACGGCGGGGCCATGAGCCGGGCGGAATCGGCGGCCGAAGCGCTCGGCAATGGCAGCGACGACCAAGCCCAGGCCAACACCGAGCGCGAGCTGAGCTTTGCACTGGAGGAGCGCGAGTCGGCCGAACTGATCGAGATCGACGCCGCGCTCAAGCGCATCGCCGACGGCAGCTTTGGTCTGTGTGTCGATTGCGGTGTGTCCATCCCCGCCGCACGACTGCATGCCAACCCCACGGCCATGCGCTGTATTGACTGCCAGACCAAGGCGGAGCACTGA
- a CDS encoding BTH_I0359 family protein — protein MNMLYDSDAFAVVHILANAPAEGEDTSAQGPQIPRHGFEIVDKRSGKEVYLDGSWAEMFQIQITAWQQSTPSQEEVEDTLEGYAELAQMPVVMH, from the coding sequence ATGAACATGCTCTACGACTCGGATGCCTTCGCTGTGGTCCACATCCTGGCCAACGCACCCGCCGAAGGTGAAGACACTTCCGCACAAGGTCCTCAGATCCCGCGGCACGGCTTCGAGATCGTGGACAAGCGCTCGGGCAAAGAGGTATATCTCGACGGCTCCTGGGCCGAGATGTTCCAGATCCAGATCACCGCCTGGCAGCAAAGCACCCCTTCGCAGGAAGAGGTGGAAGACACGCTGGAAGGTTATGCCGAGCTGGCCCAGATGCCGGTGGTCATGCACTGA
- a CDS encoding enoyl-CoA hydratase/isomerase family protein encodes MDYSRYQTLDITRRGPDVDGVPSVLDIRMRADGPGGNGKLPTAGHEGHWELSEIWRDVGRDDSVRCAVLRGSGLGFSGGGDLALVQDMATDFEVRTRVWKEARDLVYNVINCDKPIVSAMHGPAVGAGLVAGLLADISIAAKSARIVDGHTRLGVAAGDHAAIVWPLLCGLAKAKYYLLLCDPISGEEAERIGLVSLAVEEDQLLDKAYEVADRLASGSQTAIRWTKYSLNNWLRQAGPAFDTSLALEFMGFAGPDVREGVASLRERRAPRYGVDG; translated from the coding sequence GTGGATTACAGCCGCTACCAGACCCTGGACATCACCCGCCGAGGACCCGACGTGGACGGTGTGCCCTCCGTGCTCGACATCCGCATGCGCGCCGACGGACCCGGCGGCAACGGCAAGCTGCCCACCGCCGGCCATGAGGGCCACTGGGAACTGAGCGAGATCTGGCGCGACGTGGGACGCGACGACAGCGTGCGTTGCGCTGTGCTGCGCGGCAGCGGCCTCGGCTTTTCGGGTGGGGGTGATCTTGCGCTGGTGCAAGACATGGCGACCGACTTCGAGGTGCGCACACGCGTGTGGAAGGAGGCGCGCGACCTGGTCTACAACGTGATCAACTGCGACAAACCCATCGTGAGCGCCATGCACGGCCCGGCCGTGGGCGCGGGCCTGGTGGCCGGCTTGCTGGCCGACATCTCGATCGCCGCGAAGAGCGCCAGGATCGTCGACGGCCACACACGCCTGGGTGTCGCCGCAGGGGATCATGCGGCCATCGTCTGGCCACTTTTGTGCGGCCTGGCCAAGGCCAAGTACTACCTGCTGCTGTGCGACCCCATCAGCGGCGAAGAAGCCGAGCGCATCGGGCTGGTGTCGTTGGCGGTGGAGGAAGACCAGTTGCTCGACAAGGCCTATGAAGTGGCCGACCGGCTGGCCAGCGGCAGCCAGACCGCGATCCGCTGGACCAAGTATTCGCTCAACAACTGGCTGCGCCAGGCCGGGCCTGCCTTCGACACCTCGCTCGCACTGGAATTCATGGGTTTTGCCGGTCCCGACGTGCGCGAAGGTGTGGCATCCTTGCGTGAACGTCGAGCCCCCCGCTACGGCGTGGACGGCTGA
- a CDS encoding VOC family protein: MNDPATTLSTRSLFHFAFHVTDLMEARRFYGGVLACTEGRSTDTWVDFDFFSHQISLHLGEPFKTTRTGRVGEHLVPMPHFGLVLLLPEWKALAERLEQAGVEFVLPPQVRFEGQPGEQWTMFFCDPFGNPIEVKGFASLDAVYAS; the protein is encoded by the coding sequence ATGAACGACCCAGCCACCACACTGTCCACCCGAAGCCTGTTCCATTTCGCCTTCCATGTGACCGACCTGATGGAGGCGCGCCGCTTCTACGGCGGTGTGCTCGCTTGCACCGAGGGGCGCAGCACCGACACCTGGGTCGACTTTGACTTCTTCAGCCACCAGATCTCGCTGCACCTGGGCGAACCGTTCAAGACCACGCGCACCGGGCGTGTGGGCGAGCACCTGGTGCCCATGCCGCACTTCGGTCTGGTGTTGTTGCTGCCCGAATGGAAAGCGCTCGCCGAACGCCTCGAGCAAGCCGGTGTCGAGTTCGTGCTGCCGCCCCAGGTGCGCTTTGAAGGGCAACCAGGCGAGCAATGGACGATGTTCTTCTGCGACCCCTTCGGCAACCCGATCGAGGTCAAGGGGTTTGCTTCGCTCGACGCGGTTTACGCCAGCTGA
- a CDS encoding FIST signal transduction protein yields MKLFPHAHATHPQWRMAAALVLAQLRGQMALPDHAKAPSLALLYITDHYAADAQAILEHLSAELPEVTDWAGTVGVGVSANNVEYFDEPALCVMLCDLSHDQYRVFSGVAPLAASGRAAGSGGFVAHTALLHADGGTPELNELIAEVADRTTSGYVFGGLAGSRATSVQFSLGSAGNLRGQGASSGVFHGGLSGVAFGPDVGIVSRVTQGAQPVDKERTVTASDGNLVLELDGEPALDVLLRELEISLEQPERAMPRLRATLVGLTQPHPDVDVELPASGPHLRGQFGAEVMVRHLIGLDPGRRGVAIGDVVPEGTRLAFCERNVQAARADLIRVCSEVREELEPEELSLTMASALTAAEAEASPHLARRIAGAIYVSCAGRGGPHFGSPSAELQVVRRALGDVPLVGFFAGGEIAHHRLYGYTGVLTVFTMPAA; encoded by the coding sequence ATGAAACTCTTTCCCCACGCCCACGCCACCCACCCGCAATGGCGCATGGCCGCCGCCCTGGTGCTGGCACAGCTGCGCGGCCAGATGGCCCTGCCCGACCACGCCAAGGCGCCCTCGCTGGCCTTGCTCTACATCACCGACCACTACGCGGCTGACGCCCAGGCTATCTTGGAGCACCTGAGCGCCGAGCTGCCCGAGGTGACCGACTGGGCCGGCACGGTGGGGGTGGGGGTGTCGGCGAACAACGTGGAGTATTTCGACGAACCCGCCCTGTGCGTGATGCTGTGCGACCTGAGCCACGACCAGTACCGCGTGTTCAGCGGTGTGGCGCCGCTCGCGGCGAGCGGACGCGCGGCCGGATCGGGCGGCTTCGTGGCCCACACAGCGCTGTTGCACGCCGACGGCGGCACGCCCGAACTCAACGAGTTGATCGCCGAGGTGGCCGACCGCACCACCAGCGGCTATGTGTTTGGTGGCTTGGCGGGCAGCCGCGCCACCAGCGTGCAGTTCTCGCTTGGCAGCGCGGGCAACCTGCGCGGGCAGGGGGCGTCCAGCGGCGTGTTTCATGGTGGCTTGAGCGGCGTGGCCTTCGGGCCTGACGTCGGCATCGTTTCGCGCGTGACGCAAGGCGCGCAGCCGGTGGACAAGGAACGCACCGTCACTGCGTCCGACGGCAACCTGGTGCTTGAGCTCGATGGTGAGCCTGCGCTGGATGTGCTGCTGCGCGAACTCGAGATTTCACTGGAGCAGCCCGAGCGGGCCATGCCACGCCTGCGCGCCACGCTGGTGGGCCTCACGCAGCCGCATCCCGATGTGGATGTTGAACTGCCGGCCAGCGGCCCGCACCTGCGGGGCCAGTTCGGTGCCGAGGTCATGGTGCGCCACCTGATCGGCCTGGACCCGGGCCGCCGCGGCGTGGCCATTGGTGATGTGGTGCCCGAGGGCACGCGGCTGGCGTTTTGCGAACGCAACGTGCAGGCCGCGCGGGCCGACCTGATCCGCGTGTGTTCGGAGGTGCGCGAAGAACTCGAGCCCGAAGAGCTCAGCCTGACCATGGCCAGCGCGCTGACCGCCGCCGAGGCAGAGGCCTCGCCGCACCTGGCGCGGCGCATCGCGGGCGCCATCTACGTGAGCTGTGCCGGCCGGGGCGGGCCGCATTTCGGCAGCCCGAGCGCCGAGCTGCAGGTGGTGCGGCGCGCCCTGGGCGACGTTCCGCTGGTGGGCTTTTTTGCCGGAGGCGAGATCGCGCACCACCGGCTCTACGGGTACACCGGCGTGCTGACGGTGTTCACCATGCCGGCGGCCTGA
- a CDS encoding ProQ/FINO family protein gives MNPNASEPTDAAAPAPAESDTGNRPPARGGRNRRGPAPQGAQRGGAKPPTGAPHPMLDQLAALYPALFGAEFLPMKRGIFQDLLEAHPDTLDKDGLKAALALHTRSTRYLTAVASGHPRCDLSGQPVEDLAPEHVHHALVEVFRRRQGRAPQDLRPKLRQRIEQAFEASGLGAEAYAALVLTRDEAVNALTQEALDAVVARAAKDAALLRAFEASGKTVDEFAEMYGMGGADANRTLERARARAAKPA, from the coding sequence ATGAATCCGAACGCTTCCGAACCCACCGACGCCGCAGCGCCGGCGCCCGCCGAATCCGACACCGGGAACCGCCCACCTGCTCGCGGCGGGCGCAACCGCCGTGGCCCTGCGCCCCAGGGCGCACAGCGCGGCGGTGCCAAACCACCCACCGGCGCCCCTCACCCCATGCTCGACCAGCTGGCGGCGCTGTACCCGGCGCTGTTCGGCGCCGAGTTTCTGCCCATGAAACGCGGCATCTTCCAGGACCTGCTCGAAGCGCACCCCGACACGCTGGACAAGGACGGCCTGAAAGCCGCGCTGGCACTGCACACGCGCTCGACCCGTTACCTCACCGCCGTGGCCAGCGGCCACCCGCGCTGCGACTTGAGCGGCCAGCCGGTGGAAGACCTGGCGCCTGAGCATGTGCACCACGCGCTGGTGGAGGTGTTTCGCCGCCGCCAGGGCCGCGCACCGCAAGACCTGCGGCCCAAACTGCGCCAGCGCATCGAGCAGGCGTTTGAAGCCTCCGGCCTGGGCGCAGAAGCCTACGCTGCGCTGGTGCTGACGCGCGATGAAGCGGTGAACGCGCTGACCCAGGAAGCGCTGGACGCGGTGGTCGCCCGCGCGGCCAAGGACGCGGCGCTGCTGCGCGCGTTTGAAGCCAGCGGCAAAACGGTGGACGAGTTCGCCGAGATGTACGGCATGGGCGGGGCCGACGCGAACCGCACGCTGGAGCGGGCGCGCGCACGCGCCGCCAAACCCGCCTGA
- a CDS encoding fumarylacetoacetate hydrolase family protein, whose translation MKLATYKDGSRDGQLVVVSRDLSTAHYATGIAHKLQQALDDWNFISPQLHDLYVTLNQGKARHAFPFDPAMCMAPLPRAYQWADGSAYINHVELVRAARSSEVPQSFYTDPLMYQGGSDDFIGPVDDVVVASEDFGIDFEAEIAVVTGDVPMRATPEQALDGIRLLMLANDVSLRNLIPAELAKGFGFFQSKPATAFSPVAITPDELGDAWQGGRVHLTLQSTWNGRKVGMCEAGPEMTFHFGQLIAHICKTRNVRAGSIVGSGTVSNKSVEVDGRKEWPKGYSCIAEKRAIETILDGQPSTAFMKFGDTIRIEMKGKDGQSIFGAIDQKISPLA comes from the coding sequence ATGAAACTCGCCACCTACAAAGACGGCTCACGCGACGGACAGCTCGTTGTGGTCTCGCGCGACCTGAGCACGGCGCATTATGCGACCGGCATCGCGCACAAATTGCAGCAGGCCCTGGACGACTGGAACTTCATCAGTCCCCAACTGCACGACCTCTACGTGACCCTCAACCAGGGCAAGGCGCGCCACGCGTTTCCTTTCGATCCAGCCATGTGCATGGCGCCGCTGCCCCGCGCTTACCAGTGGGCCGACGGCTCGGCCTACATCAACCATGTGGAGCTGGTGCGCGCGGCGCGCAGCAGCGAGGTGCCGCAGTCGTTTTACACCGACCCGCTGATGTACCAGGGCGGCAGCGACGACTTCATCGGGCCTGTCGACGACGTGGTGGTGGCCAGCGAAGACTTCGGCATCGACTTCGAGGCCGAGATCGCGGTGGTGACCGGAGATGTGCCCATGAGAGCCACACCCGAGCAGGCGCTGGACGGCATCCGCCTGCTGATGCTGGCCAACGACGTCTCGCTGCGCAACCTGATCCCGGCCGAGCTCGCCAAGGGCTTCGGATTCTTCCAGAGCAAACCGGCCACGGCGTTCAGCCCGGTGGCCATCACGCCCGACGAGCTGGGCGACGCCTGGCAGGGTGGGCGTGTGCACCTCACGCTGCAAAGCACCTGGAACGGCCGCAAGGTCGGCATGTGCGAAGCCGGCCCCGAGATGACCTTCCACTTCGGGCAACTGATCGCCCACATCTGCAAGACGCGCAACGTGCGCGCCGGCTCCATCGTGGGCAGCGGCACGGTGAGCAACAAGAGCGTGGAGGTGGACGGCCGCAAGGAATGGCCCAAGGGCTACAGCTGCATCGCCGAGAAGCGCGCGATCGAAACCATCCTTGATGGCCAGCCATCCACCGCCTTCATGAAGTTCGGCGACACCATCCGCATCGAGATGAAGGGCAAGGACGGTCAGAGCATCTTCGGTGCGATCGACCAGAAGATTTCACCGCTGGCATGA
- a CDS encoding IclR family transcriptional regulator — translation MSTTQPNALLPPTAPETDEDEPQRAGIQSVEVGFELLNALSEAPGALMLRDLAAAAGMSAAKAHRYLVSFQRMGLVVQDPVSTRYDLGPAALRLGLASLSRIDAVKLARERMDSLISKTGHTLAIAVWGNQGPTMVHWIEAPQTVPVTLRLGDVMPLLTSATGRCFAAFMGDEGRDAQRIGPMVRDELARLKKLPRSGLPLVDVPHSPQEVQALMDETRRRGLARVVHSLLPGVGGFCAPVFDAQGRLALGLVVLGSVATLDTEWTSAPAAAVLQCAHQLSADLGYRPPAQSP, via the coding sequence ATGTCCACCACCCAACCCAACGCCCTCCTGCCCCCCACCGCCCCGGAAACGGACGAGGACGAGCCGCAACGCGCGGGCATCCAGTCGGTGGAGGTGGGCTTCGAGTTGCTCAACGCCTTGTCCGAAGCGCCGGGCGCGCTGATGTTGCGAGACCTTGCTGCAGCCGCCGGCATGAGCGCGGCCAAGGCGCACCGCTACCTGGTGAGCTTCCAGCGCATGGGCCTGGTGGTGCAGGACCCCGTGAGCACCCGCTACGACCTCGGCCCGGCGGCGTTGCGCCTGGGCCTGGCCAGCCTCTCGCGCATCGACGCGGTGAAGCTGGCGCGCGAGCGCATGGACTCCTTGATCAGCAAGACTGGCCACACGCTGGCCATTGCGGTGTGGGGCAACCAGGGACCGACCATGGTGCACTGGATCGAAGCCCCCCAGACCGTGCCGGTCACGCTGCGCCTGGGCGACGTGATGCCATTGCTCACTTCGGCCACAGGCCGTTGTTTTGCCGCCTTCATGGGTGACGAAGGGCGGGACGCCCAGCGCATCGGCCCCATGGTGCGCGACGAACTGGCCCGCCTGAAAAAACTCCCGCGCAGCGGCCTGCCGCTGGTGGATGTGCCGCACAGCCCTCAAGAGGTGCAGGCGCTGATGGACGAGACACGGCGTCGCGGCCTCGCGCGTGTGGTGCACAGCTTGCTGCCCGGTGTGGGGGGGTTCTGTGCGCCGGTGTTCGACGCGCAAGGTCGCCTGGCACTGGGCCTGGTGGTGCTGGGCTCGGTGGCCACGCTGGACACCGAGTGGACGAGCGCCCCGGCCGCCGCCGTGCTCCAGTGCGCCCACCAGCTCAGCGCCGACCTCGGCTACCGACCGCCCGCCCAGAGCCCATGA
- a CDS encoding DUF3108 domain-containing protein yields MRPARTPAPAPRWPILLALVATVAGVHLALLLGPVSWSSATASAPVLPTATAAQASAHGDRAMPAPETSHLPATRVSTVRWIVPAKAAEPAAARAKPTRAAAPIPIPIPAPTLAPTSSREVPAEPPPLLVEVTPDVAPTALSDERPNADIAPAEAEAVAGAEVATTDPTPEPAPALETTANDEPALAPDDELLAAAGVKKRASPPATRTLPPAQPPASTRLDYAVTGRIKGISYNAEGQLDWTVAEGRYSARMEMKVFLLGSRVQTSTGKVGPAGLSPERFADKSRSEKAAHFDAQTNRIRFSNNAPEAVLLPGAQDRLSLFLQIAGLLQARPQAYASGQTIEMPVVGTGDADIWRFAVGDEATLSLPAGEMRARLIKRLPRKEFDSTVEMWLAPELQHLPVRLRVTQANGDVADQQLSRMP; encoded by the coding sequence ATGAGGCCTGCGCGCACTCCCGCCCCGGCACCGCGCTGGCCCATCCTGCTGGCGCTGGTGGCCACCGTGGCGGGCGTGCACCTGGCGCTGCTGCTGGGACCGGTGTCATGGAGTTCGGCCACTGCGTCGGCGCCTGTGCTGCCCACTGCGACCGCCGCACAGGCGAGCGCTCATGGCGACCGTGCAATGCCAGCGCCCGAGACATCGCATCTGCCGGCGACGCGCGTGAGCACCGTGCGCTGGATCGTGCCGGCAAAGGCTGCGGAACCCGCTGCTGCACGCGCGAAACCGACGCGCGCAGCAGCCCCGATCCCGATCCCGATCCCGGCCCCGACCCTGGCCCCGACATCCAGTCGCGAAGTGCCGGCCGAACCACCACCGTTGCTCGTTGAAGTGACACCCGACGTGGCGCCAACGGCGTTGAGCGATGAACGGCCCAACGCGGACATCGCACCCGCCGAGGCGGAGGCCGTGGCAGGGGCGGAAGTTGCCACGACCGACCCCACGCCCGAACCGGCGCCAGCGCTCGAAACCACAGCGAACGACGAACCGGCTTTGGCTCCTGACGACGAGCTGCTGGCCGCCGCAGGCGTGAAGAAGCGCGCGTCGCCCCCCGCCACCCGCACCCTTCCCCCGGCCCAGCCGCCCGCCAGCACACGGCTCGACTACGCCGTGACCGGCCGCATCAAGGGTATTTCGTACAACGCGGAGGGCCAGTTGGACTGGACGGTGGCTGAAGGCCGTTACAGCGCCCGCATGGAGATGAAGGTGTTCCTGCTGGGCAGCCGGGTGCAGACCAGCACGGGCAAGGTGGGCCCCGCCGGCCTGAGCCCCGAGCGCTTCGCCGACAAGAGCCGAAGCGAAAAAGCCGCCCACTTCGACGCCCAAACCAACCGCATCCGCTTCAGCAACAACGCACCCGAGGCCGTGTTGCTGCCCGGCGCGCAGGACCGCCTGAGCCTGTTTCTGCAGATCGCCGGCCTGCTGCAGGCCAGACCGCAGGCCTACGCCAGCGGGCAGACCATCGAGATGCCCGTGGTCGGCACCGGCGACGCCGACATCTGGCGGTTTGCGGTGGGCGATGAAGCCACGTTGTCGCTGCCCGCGGGCGAGATGCGCGCCAGGTTGATCAAACGCCTGCCGCGCAAGGAATTCGACAGCACGGTGGAGATGTGGCTGGCGCCCGAGCTGCAACACCTGCCGGTGCGCCTGCGGGTGACCCAGGCCAACGGCGACGTGGCCGACCAGCAGCTCAGCCGGATGCCGTAG